In Papio anubis isolate 15944 chromosome 20, Panubis1.0, whole genome shotgun sequence, the genomic window CTCTCATAATCATCTAGGTGCCTTCGAGGCATTTGAGGATGTCCCAAGCAGAATTATGTCAGGTTGACAAGAATGgttaattttccttctgtctCAGTGTAAGAGAAATGAGTCATCCTGTGTTTGTTCATCCTCTCATACAAGAGGTGTCTTTGGTTGGTACGCAGATGAGAGTTTCTCCAGTTTTCTGGTACTTGGATGATAAACAAGGAGAAGATCTGGAGACTCAAATAGATAAACTAGTTGCTTCCATTTCAtatggccattaaaaaaaaaaaaaaaagccatgaagcAGTCATGGTTCTTACAATCCAGAAACTTTTAGTCTAGACTAGCAACTGGGTAAATAATTGAATTATGCATCATATGGTTGGTACAATAAATAGATATGCCCAAAATCTTAGGCTTTATTTTAGGCTATTTCTTTACATTGTTCTGACTTCTCATGTCTACACCTGAAGGGATATTCATGAATAGaaaaattgttattataatttcttttttatttttgagatggagtcttactctgtcaccaagtctggagtgcagtggtgcaatcttggctcattgcaacctttgccacccaggttcaagcgattctcctacctcagccccttgagtagctagtattacaggcacctgctactgcacctggctaatttttgtatttttagtggaggcgaggtttcaccatcttcgtcaggctggtctcaaactcctgaccttgtgttccacctgcctcagccacccaaagtgctgggattacaggcatgagccgccgcgccaggccatataaaatgtatttcttttatgttGTTAAGTGCatggtatttattttctaataaaattacacTACAAAACCTGAAGGGATTTGTTTAAATTGCATATTAGTATATAGTATAAATTTGACAGGGCAGTAGCTAGAAGAGATTAAAATTACAGAAACTCTGTGATTTAAGTTTCTTTCAGGTAagcttacaaaaaacaaaactgttagtACCCCAGTGACATAGAGAACAGAATTCTATAGGGTCCTCACCTTGTCCCAGACCCGTTCAGATGCACCCTTTTTGGAGGCCTTATTTAGGTCTGACCCTACCCTGGAGTCTTGCCTCACAGAACTAATTAGAAGATATCAGAGTTTTGGCGGGTGAATCCTGCTGCCTTTTTCTAGAGCTGGTGCTCACAATTTCCTAAAACCCAAAAGcagataaatgggaaaaataaaatatatattgtagagtcttagtttttaaattttctattaaaaccaGTGGTTGCAGAGACATTCTCTTTAGGAACTTGTTTTCTATACCTGCAGTTCCAGTAGTTGCTCCATAAgtcacaaaaaagtaaatataaacagaataaaattttctCTAAGCTACGGTAAACTCTATATCTCTTTCATGTCTCTATATTTAGCTTTATTATTTACCTTTGAtgacagaaaaacagaagaaataaaaatgctgggCCCTTTATCTAAATCCTAAAAATTATTAAACCCTTAGTACCAGCTCCCAGagtgttatgagaattaaattgcATAATGTGGGATGGCCAGCATAGTGCTTTGTATCTTACTCTTCAGCCCATAGTACCTGCTTAATAAACATTGCATTAGTACATGTTTacatgttgttttttaaatacaaactTATTCAGACATTGCTGCCTTTTGTTTCCTCTGTAAACtttattgttttttggttttttttttttttgagacggagtctcgctctgtcgcccaggctggagtgcagtggccggatctcagctcactacaagctccgcctcccgggttcacgccattctcctgcctcagcctcccgagtagctgggactacaggtgcccaccacctcgcccggctagttttttgtattttatagtagagacggggtttcaccgggttagccaggatggtctcgatctcatgaccttgtgatccacccgtctcggcctcccaaagtgctgggattacaggcttgagccaccgcgcccggccttcctctATAAACTTTAAAGAGCCAGCAAAGAATATAAAACTTCAGGATGGAGATGAGTTGTCCTTATTTGTAGCAGATGTATTTGGTTGTGACAAGCGTGCTAAGTGTAAGGGACCCTGTGCTGTGACTGCTTTCTCTAATGTTGTTAATGCACCAAGGGGAAGCAACATCAGCATTGACAGGGGACTTCTTTAAAACACCCATTCATGGACCCTTTCCAAACCTGCAGAATCACATTACATAAAGTGGAGCCAAAATTACCAGTGACTTATAAGCTCGTTAAAGCTAGAGAGGCAATGCTTAGCTTAGTGGTGATCAGCCCAGGCTTCTCATTAGGATCACGTGGCCAATTTTGCAGAAATCTCTTGTGCCCTCCCCACAGCTTCTGTTTATCATTCTCGATGGAAGCATCTATCATGTTTTAATGAAGGGCCTCATGTTACTCTAAAGTGAGGCCAGAATCAGGTATGAGGGCTTCAAAATACATTCATGAGAGTTAAGTTCCACCTTTGGGCTAAAGGGTGGTCACAGGGCTGGTTCTATTTGGGTTCGGTAGGGACAGGTCGGTGTGGCACATATTTCCTTTACTGTAGCAGAAATTGCTGGTGTCTGGCAGGGGAGGGCACCTGAGGATAGGAAAGGAGAAActtatattttcatctttgtgtAGTATCTCATTGTGCCTGAACCTATTCTGTTTTAAAGAACAGGAATGGGTGgactttctctgtctttttctgcCAGTTGATGTCATGCTAGCAGGTGGACATGTGGTACTGACACCTTTAAAGGCATATCCTTCAGATGCAGGTGTAATTTGTCCAGAAAATCTCATCTGAGAAGGAATTCCAGAGAagtaggagagagaaaaaaaaaaggcttttcttCAGGTAAATATGTCTCAGATGAAGAGCTGTGtccactctgcctcctggactgcCTTGCGTTTAGTACTCGCAAACCTTTAcctttctacatatattttttcctccctAATAAGTTTGATTTAACTACTTGTTAAAATTCTTATGATAGTCAAGTGtctctgaaaaatattatttcctgtaTTCCAGAGCCATCTCTGCATTCTCTATGTCATAGCTCTTATATGTCACGCAGGATTCCCAGCAAGGATTTATGATGtgcaatattaaaaatgttcCTTTTGTGGCTGTTGAACATGGAAAGATGAAATTATCAGGCTTCCACTGGGCAAGTTTCTCATAGAAGTTTActgtttcggccgggcgcggtggctcatgcctgtaatcccagcactttgggaggccgaggtgggtggatcacgaggtcaggtgatcgagaccatcctggctaacacagtgaaaccctgtctctactaaaaatacaaaaaattagctgggtgaggtggcaggcatctgtagtcccagctactcgggaggctgaggcaggagaatggcctgaacccaggaggcagagcttacagtgagccgagatcgcctcactgcactcaagcctgggcgacagagtgagactccgtctcaaaaaaaaaaaaaaaaaaaaaaaaacctttactgTTTCATGCATATGAGTCAAATCCATAAATGACAATATCCAATTAGTCCTAAAAATGTCCTGAGTTCTTGTTTAGTGTGAGGCAAGGGTAGGGAAACAATTCTCTTTCAGGTCCTATTTTTCATTTACCTGCACTGATTAGGTAGCCTAAGCATTTAACTTCAGGTTCTACATACTGAAGTTTCCCTTTTGAAACCCACAACCCCTCACACTGCAAGTGATTGTGAATGTGTGTAGTCACCTACTTCTTTTACGACTTTACCAGATATGAGAAgatcatccacatactgaagcAGACATATTTGTTTAGGGACTGTGACTTTTTCTAGTACTTGTTCTAGGATCTGAACAAACAGGTTGGGGGAGTCTGCGAAACCCTGGGGCAAGACTGTGCATTAATATTGTTGTCTCTGCCCCAAATAGGGGTCTTCCCACTCAAAAGCAAATATATCTCAGCTATCCTAAGCCAAGGGGCATGCCCAGAAGGCATCCTTCAAATCTATCATTTTAAACCATCGATGATCATATGGAATTTTGCTAAGAATAGCATAAGGGTTGGGAACAGCGGGGTGAGTAGTCTGGACTATTTGATTAATAGCTCTAAGTTCTTGCACCAATTGATATGATTCATCTGATTTCTTGACAGGCAGGATTGACGTTATTGTAAGGAGACATACAGGGTTCAAGAAGCCCATCTTTAATGAGACCCTCAATTACAGGCTTCAGCCTTACTCTGCCCTCTAAAGGAATGGGGTATTGCTTTCTCCTACTATTTCCCCAGGGGTTTTTAGTTTGATATGTATTGGAGGGATTTAGAGCGTCcctctattttcttcctttgaccAGACATCAGGATGAATATATTTCTCATCCACAGCAGTAAGTGTAGTGAAAGTGAGGATTCCTTTACAGCCCACTGGAAGGTCTATGCCTAGCCTTAACATTAAGTCCCTTCCTAGTAGATAAGTTCCTGCTTCAGgaattaataaaaattgaatatgaGTAAATCAATCTTGATATCTGACTTCTgtgctttctaaaatttttttgcGTAAATCCTTCTCCTTTTACCCCAGAGATTAAAAGTTCTTCGGAAGAGCAGGTGAGACCAGGTGAAGGGAAACAAACAGAGGAGGGTGAAGCCCCTGAATCGACAAGAAAGGTGATAAATTCACAtttaggtcccacctccaaattTATCAAGGGCTCCTGGTGGGACTCAAAATAAAAGAGGTGGGGGCCCTGACTCCCCTATTGTTCCTCAAAAGTCCTGAGTGTgagagtttctctctctctagttCAGGACACTCCCTCTTGAAGTGGGGTGTTTTTTCCACATTGGTAACACCTTGTCCTCCCTTCTCCATCTTAGCATTCTCTGCCCTTGCCCCCCTATACTCCTTAGGGGGCTTATTAGTTGAGGGCCTTGGCCCTCCAGATGGAGGCTTGGGTCCTCTTAAGACCGTTCTAGGCCCCTTATAATCTCTGGCCccttgtccagctaatttttatatttttagtaaagacagagtttcaccttgttggccatgctggggtctcaaactcctgacctcagatgatccacccgcctcgacctcccaaactgctgggattccagccatgagccaccacacccagcctgtttctctATTTTATCAGATAGTTTAAGTGAATGAAACCATACTTAtacttgtatgttaattttgtattttgctaaTTTACTGAGTGTATTTATTAGACAGGTTTTAATATACTGTttatggttttctaaatataaaattgtataatctGCAAACAGCaactttttactcatttttctttaatttcaatttatttaaaaacattttttgactAATTCTTCTGCCACATACTTCCAGTGCTACATTAAAATAGAAGCATTGACAATGGGCACAATATAGCTTTGTATTGGTGTCTGAAGTTGATGGAGCAAACACCTCTTCAAGTTTTCATACACTGATTTTAGAAGATAAAGATCATCTTTTGTTGGGCCCTTAGGGTGATGAGATGCCCTCTCTGAATTTTGTAGTGAAGGTTGGCATGGCTGGTCACAAAGGCTGCTAGATGCAGAGCTGAGTAATTGAACCCACTTTGGGACCCTGTAGCAGGCCAAAGGTCCTGCAGGCCTGCCTGCATGGCTACTCCATCACGTGCCTTccggccaggcagtggctcagcctgtaatcccagcactttgcaggaggcgaggcgggtggatccgcgaggtcaggagatcagagaccatccctggctaacatgagtgaaacccgtctactaaaaatacaaaaactagcccgggcgtggtggctgagcctgtagtcccagctactctggaggctgagaagcgggagaatgcgtgaaccaggaggtggagcttacaatGAGCGAGATCctggcccactgcactccagcctgggctgacaagCCGAGACTCCACGTCCTCAAAAAAATCTGATGCCTTCCTCCAGGTCTTTGGAATGCTTAAGACCTCTGCCAGACTGGCTGGGAGGGTTTGAGATCATTACAGAGTAAGTTAGAATTCTGAAGTCCTGGAGGACCAAAGTTAGGTGAACCCTGTCTCCATTTCTGTAGCCAAGAACAGTGATCCAGAGTAGTTTTCATGCATCCTGAATGAGGGCCGCCTTCTGAGATTGGGGCAGCTTTCTCAGCCTTAAAGCAGAAACAGAGTTTCACAACTCCATCCCTGGATCTCAAATCTCTCATAGAGGCACTTATTTTAGAGATGACATCTTGCTACATaacacaggctggtcttgaaatcctggcctgaAGCTGTTCTCCATCATTGATGTACCATGTAGCTGtcattacaagtgtgagccataaTGCCTGGTTCTCTAATAAAggcatgtatttatttctctgagACTCACTCTctccttcaggctggagtgcagtggcaccatctcacctcactgcaacctccgcctcccgggtttaagcaactgtcctgcctcagcctcctgaggagctagaaTTACAGTCGTGTACCACCACaaccgcctttttttttttttttttttttgtatttttagtagagacagggtttcatcatgtttgccatgctggtctcaaactcctgacctcgtgatctgcctatctcagcctcccaaagtgctgggattaagggcatcagccaccgtgcccagccaataaaggCATTTTCGTCAGGgatggctgatttttttttttgctgtaaggGGATATCAAAATAGGGCACTTTTAATCTTTTCATCTTACTGATGTCACTCTCCCTATACCTTCTATTTTCTACTTCAAATTTGTctgtaattttagatttacatatTTAGGACAATATGCTAGAATTTGCATGTTACGCCTGAAGTAAATTACATAATTAATAGGCACTCTATATTTACCAAAatacttataaatttaagtttgcTGCAGGCATGAAGGAATTACAGGATTTTCATCTACTTTCTTCAGCCTATATCTAAATAATAACAGTtgatttcctaatattttctttcacatatcAGAGTGCCTAACCCTATTCTGCAAAGTATACgtttatattttctgtgtttaacAATGTAAGGCTATTATTGGCTTCTCAAGTTGGATTGCAGCAGTTTCATTTTGTGTGAGAatagcatatattttaaacataacaaGTAACCCTAGtttcttttaaatgcttatttattaAAAGCTTCTcacagctgggtgctgtggctcacgactgtaatcccaacagtttgggagactgaggcgatgggatcacgaggtcaggaaatcgagaccatcctgactaacacagtgaaaccccgtctctacaaaaaatacaaaaaaaatttagccagacgtggtggcagacgcctgtagtcccagctactggggacgctgaggcaggagaacggagtgaacccaggaggcggaacttgcctttagctgagatcgcatcactgcactccagcctgggcgacagagagagaccgtgAAAATTTTCTGCTGGTTTTGTTATCTACATAAACAAAGATATCACCTGCAAATAGTAATTAactaatttccagttttattcattacaaatatttttatttaacatctttttttctggcttaaattatttttcctttatgcaCCATTttatacattcacacacacataggacaataaaaatatatccaattACTTGATTTTGGttgaattttcattaaaataagtgTTAACaatgattatttgttttctgtttgaagAGGGCTTTTATTGTTATACTTAAGAGTGTTGTTTCTGGAGACAAAGCTGCCTATAATTTAATAGGcagattctgaaaaaaatttgACACATAAGccataaaattttacattaataaataaaagacaaagcagAAAGCATAGATTTGCTTTCAGCATTCTGGAGGTGCTTAGTTTTTTAATGCTTCATTAAATGCACAATAGTCTTAACATAGTaaaaaaacatcaaattaaaTTAAGTTCACTCATAatctaacaatttttaaaagtactgcaTTTTGTTACATAAAAGTACAATATACTAATTTAGTTTAATATACTTTTCTCTATAATTATTTCTCACTATAATGTAGAAAAGGATTACTCTGAACACCTACCTTATACATTACTTAATATAGGTTAACTACAAAGAGCCTCTCCACTTATATTTTCATCATACATCTTACATTTTAATGTCCTTACTTGTATAGAAAAGGTCATAAACGCCCAACTAATAAAAAAGTATCGCTAATATATCTGATGCAGCAAAAATTGAACATATGCTTTCACATGTGAATACAGTAAGAACAAAATAACAGCATAAAGTAATTTGAAAGCTGGATTACATCATTATTCACttttcagaaaaaattttttaaggaagcaagtatactttatttttttttttgagatggagtcttgctctgtcacccaggctggacaatggtgtgacctcagctcactgcaatctctgcctcccgggttcaaggaattccagttctctgcctcagcctcccaagtagctgggattataggcgccgatcaccatgcccagctaatttttgtatttttagcagagacaggatttcaccatcttggccaggcaggtcttgaactcctgacctcatgatccacctgcctcggcctcccaaagtgttgggattacaggtgtgagccaccgtgcccggctggaaCAAGTATACTTTTAATGTAATTACAATGCTTCTAaaaatctacttttagttatacacaaatagtttttgtttgtttgtttggagacggagtttcactcttgttgcccaggctggagtgcaatgatctcgactctcaacctctgcctcccaggttcaagcctcctgagtagctgggattacaggcatgtgccaccacgcatgactaattttatatttttagtagagatggggtttctctgtgttggtcaggctgatctcaaactcccgacctcaggtgatcctcccacctcggcctcccaaagtgctgggattacaagcattagccaccatgcccggtcacaaataattatctaaaaagtgtttccaaattcATTACATTTGCAGGAATCTTCTTCAATATACATTCCCCAATGTTGAACAAAGCTTGGCAACCGCTTTAGGGTTTCCTTCTAATACAAAATGCGTGCAATAAGATCTGTAATacagtgccgggcgcggtggctcaagattgtaatcccagcactttgggaggccgagaagggtggatcacgaggtcaggagggtggatcacgaggtcaggagatcgagaccatcctggctaacacggtgaaaccccgtctctactaaaaaatacaaaaaactagccgggcgaggtggcgggcacctgtagtcccagctactcgggaggctgaggcaggagaatggcgtgaacccgggaggcggagcttgtagtgagccgagatccggccactgcactccagcctgggcgacagagcaagactctgtctcaaaaaaaaaaaaaagaaaaagatctgtaATACAAACAAGGGTACCCCTTTATATTTGTAATGCTTGTCTTCAGAATCAATACTCTTCTTCACCTTAAAGgcttatattttctgaaagatttttttccacagtaatttctcttttatttttaataactatgaACCATCTTATGTTGACTAAGATGTGATGGGCATTAATGGCTTTTCcatattctttatatttgtacAATTTTTCTCAAGGATAATAGCTTTCCTATGAAATAAGGTGTAAGCACTGATTAAaagttttgccacattcttcataCTTGTTGCGTGTTTTGGAAGTATGAATTACCTTACCTACAATAAAGTGTGGCAACCATATAAAGGCTCTGTCACATTTCATACATTTCTATGGTTTCacagtgtataattttttttaatgcgtAGAAAAGTTGGAGGTGTTGGGAAAAGCACTGTCACATCTTTCAGGTTTGTAGAGTTCCTCTTCAGCATGAATTATCGCCATGTCTCTTAAGAATTGAGAACTTGTGGCTGGGAATtgaggctcatgcctgtcatcccagaactttagaagccgaggtgagtggatcacctgaggtcaggagttcaagaccagtctggcaaatatggcaaaagcctgtctctactgaaaatacaaaaacgagctgggcgtggtggtgggcacctataatcccagctactcaggaggctaaggaaggagaatggctttaacccaggaggcagaggtcacagtaagctgagattgtaccattgtactccagcctgggtcacaagagtgaaactgcatctcaaaaaataaataaatgaataaaaataaaagaactgagAACTTGTTATAGGCTtcgccacattcttcacatttgtagggtttctgtccAGTATGAATTACGCGTAATAAGGGTTAAGAACTTCCTTAAAAAGTTTcgtcggccaggcacagtggctcatgccggtaatcccaacactttgggaggccaaagcaggcagaccacctgaggttaggagtctgagaccagcctgaccaacatggagaaaccccgtctctactaaaaatacaaaattagccaggtgtggtggcgcatgcctataatcctagctactcaggaaggctgaggcaggagagtcgcttgaacccaggaggtggaggctgtggtgagccaaaattgcaccattgcactccagcctggggaacaagagcgaaactcgctctcaaacaaaaataaataaataataataaaaaaataaagctttgtcACATTCTTGGTTTCTGTCCaatatgaattctcttatgtttatTAAGGTCTGAGGACcagttaaaagctttgccacattctttacatttgtaagGTTGCTCTCCAGTATGAGCTGCCTTATGTTCCGTTAGATTTGAGGATGTAGTataggctttgccacattcttcacatttgtagggtttctctccagtatgagttcTCCTATGTTTATGGAGGCCTGCAGACCAtgtaaaagctttgccacattcttcacatttgtatggcttctctccagtatgaatgaTCCTATGCATAGTAAGGTGTGAGGAACGGGTGAAggctttgtcacattcttcacatttgtagggtttctctcccgTATGAATCTTCTCGTGTTTACGAAGGATTGAGGATGAaataaaggctttgccacatttaTCACACTTGTATGGTTTCTcgccagtatgaattttcttatgtgaaGAAAGAGTTGCAGGatggttaaaagctttgccacattctttacatttgtagggCTGTTCTCCAGTATGGATTATCTTATGTGTAGTAAGGGTATAGGAGTacttaaaggctttgccacattcttcgcatttgtatggtttctctccagtatgaatttttttatgtgtAGTAAGGGTACAGAAGTACTTAAAggctttgtcacattcttcacatttgtagggtttctctccagtatccaTTTTTTTATGTGTAGTATGGGTTGAGGGCTGGTTAAAATCTTTGTCACATTCTAcatatttcaaagtttttttttcagtatgtcTTCTCTTATGTCtctttgaatttgaaaatttatgaaaGACTTTCACATATTTACCACATTGAAACATTTTGCTCTGGGTAGTTGTCAAACATTGGTTAAGTCCACTGTGACCTCTTTTGTGTACCTCACACTCATCCACACTTTCACAGccttttttaaactgtaaattgCCATGTCCAcgtttttcaaattttctaagtATCACTTTTTGGAAAGAATCTTTTATGCTCTGCTCTGGCTGAAGGTCTTGGGCAAAATGAGAACACACAactgaaagaaacaacaaaaacacattacTTCAATTGGTAGACTCAGATAAATACACTTTACAAATCTAACCTATAAAGTTATAAAAACTACATAAGCAAGATGACATAGCAAAATACCTCAAGCTGTAATTTCTTCCTGGacatataaatgtaacaaaaacatacTGCCCTAAATACATTTgtgaaaaatttataaatgagtTAAGTGTGTGAAAGGCCCCGGGTGAGCATAAAGCAAACAGTcacaaagaagataaagaaaagtcTGTTACTTATCTGCAACAGCTCTTCTTGCTCCCCAGCATAACATTGTGCCTTTAAAAGTAAATTGCcaacctggtgcagtggctcacgtctgtaatgccagcgctatgggaggctgatgtgaatcacttgaggtcaagagttcaaggccagcctgactaagatggtgaaacctatctctactaaaattacaaaaagttagccagtcaTGGTCAtcggcaactgtaatcccaactactcaggaggccaaggcatgagaatttcttaaatccaggaggcggaggttgcagtaagccaagattgtaccactgcactctggcctgggcgacaaagcgagactctgtttcaaaaaaataataataatagaataaattgCCAACaaggcataatggctcatgcctcatgcctgtaattccagcagtttgggagggcaaagcaggaggatcatctgaggtcaggagtttgagaccagcctgaacaacacggtaaaactccatttctactaaaatacaaaaaaaattagccaggcgtggtaacaggtacctgtaatcctagctactctggaggctgaggcaggagaattgtttcaaCTGTGAAGGTAGACAATGTAgcgagcaaagatcatgccactgcactccagactgggtaagagtgagactctgtctcacacacacacacacaaaaatgtaaattgcGCCAACTCctggtttcctttttaaaaaacaatgtatgtACATTGGTGcatacatctttatttctgtcttctaggGGCTTTTTTAGACACCAGATAATGTGTCCCATGACATAAAATGCTGAAAACAATGGTGATATACATTGGAATGACAGTTTGCTGCATCTAAAGGTAAATTATAGAGA contains:
- the LOC108583334 gene encoding zinc finger protein 486-like, producing the protein MTGLPGSLGMEPLQFRDVAIEFSLEEWHCLDTAQQNLYRDVMLENYRNLVFVGIVVSKPDLITRLEQGEKPLTVKRHKMTANPSVVCSHFAQDLQPEQSIKDSFQKVILRKFEKRGHGNLQFKKGCESVDECEVHKRGHSGLNQCLTTTQSKMFQCGKYVKVFHKFSNSKRHKRRHTEKKTLKYVECDKDFNQPSTHTTHKKMDTGEKPYKCEECDKAFKYFCTLTTHKKIHTGEKPYKCEECGKAFKYSYTLTTHKIIHTGEQPYKCKECGKAFNHPATLSSHKKIHTGEKPYKCDKCGKAFISSSILRKHEKIHTGEKPYKCEECDKAFTRSSHLTMHRIIHTGEKPYKCEECGKAFTWSAGLHKHRRTHTGEKPYKCEECGKAYTTSSNLTEHKAAHTGEQPYKCKECGKAFNWSSDLNKHKRIHIGQKPRM